TTCGAATTATGACttacaaagtcacatacgtttacaatggtggcagcatcaaACCCACTAGCAAATTGCTAAGACTTTATAGAAAGTTTAGGATTTTGTCTCAACTATTCTAACTTTATATCATgatgttactttgtgaaagcaaattttgaaattttccTAATTTTCCTGCTGGCCCACAGAAACGGAGCCTCTTTACGACCgtgttgatgatgtcacaatggccAAACCAACGTCGCCTCCTAGTGGGGATTCCACACAGGAATTATTCCACGGAAGTTACGCGAGGTTATACGCACAGAAACCTGACGCGCGGCCAAGATACCAACGACAAGCGTCAACGACCTCAAACTACAGAAGCCGCGCTTACTCTGCCACGTCAAGGGCAAGCGGCGGAGGTGAGTTGTCACCGCTAAGTTACAAATCATTAGATTAGATTGCTTTAATAAAATGAAGTTCCAAGTGTTTGTTCAGGGATGGAATGTTcaacaaaatacaaacttttaaatctatgcatatttaaatttttcattttttccacaATTGGCAAATACTAATTTTATTCCACCAACGTTTGGTATGCGATACGACAAGACTTCATAAgcttacaacaaaataaaccaaatatttaaagtcTCAAAACAACGCATGGCAGACAGAACACtggtataatataataacaatgttttttacgATACGGgtcaatttatattatattatgccCCGTcgcaacaacaaaataatcaatACTGTTTATCACAATTCACAActacaataataaaacacaccaGACCACCCACATTGTTAGGAAACAATTCTCATCATTGTGTTTGTTACGAAGCAATCCACATTATCGCATCACAATCCACATTCCTGCcaacaatgtttattatgatgtaaacAATCATCTTTTATCATCACATTATCACATCACAAAtctcattatgacatcacacatacaaacaataaacttcTAACCTCTGTTCCAACAAATTTTATCAAGAAGAGAATTtcaagataaaaacaacataaactttCGATATAATATTGTGAACAATTAATAAACCAGTAGCACGGAACTAACCACACCATAATATGTTCTAACATGAATATAAGGAAGAAAAGTTAAGTTTCTCTATCAGGAAACAACATGAACTTTAACAGCATAAACAAGCgacaatataatattaagacaaggatataaattaaatattcccTTGTATATGGCTGATGTATTTTCACTTCTTAAAGATACAGTtcgatgggggaagatgggacacattttaactctattttctcgtcccatttagtagtaaacaaagaatattcaaagaaatatgaaactatgtcctcatgtgtcccatagactgttgttaattgtttaaaacgcaatcAGAATAcctggatattttgtgctaaaggtgtcccatcttcccccaccctactataaatattaaacaacacCTACTTGCATTTTCCAgacagaaaaacaacagttgacCAATATAAACAATCTACAATACAcgattatattaaaactagtCGTTTAATGTAATTAACACCTTGGAAACAACTATAGTGTAATAATAACAATCCCTCAACAGGGGGTACCCTTCGTAAAACAATCGTGCACAAGAACGCTGAACGTCATCTACGAATATCACGAACCGTTCTCACATACGTTTGTGTGTTCGCTGTTTGTTGGCTTCCACAGAGGATTGTAGCTGTTGTGTATGTTGTTGAGGTGAGGTGTATGTTGGGtgtagatggtagcaccctgggtgttggggtaatggacctacatcccaggtctcaggtgtgcctattttctattttattctatatgggtgaggtccttgttagAGGTCCAGGAGTTGTcgcattaccccaaaaccaaACATTGCATACTTCTTAATAGAACATGCACTTGCAAATTGTGCGTTACTAAAGACCTCACTTTATTTAACAGTAATAAACCACAACCCCTATATACGAATAACCGCCCCCATCTACACAGGGCATGGTTGGTTTAGGAGGCCACGCGTGCCATGCAGTATTCACAGCCACCAGAATTCTCAGCTTTCTCAGTGTTTTGCTCAACCCTATTGTATATGCGATGACACAACGTGAAATACGACATTTTCTGCGACGAAAACTCGCAGGGATGTGTAAATGTATCCACCCTGGCCGGGAATCGAACCCTGACCCCCAGAACCGCGACGTGAACGTTTCGTTTGCGAACGCACGACGAGACTTTTCAGTTGTTGCTGATCATAATATAACGAGTGATGAGATTTCTATGAAACGAGAGCGACACGCACGTAACAAAGAACGCTGGTCGAGGTTAATGCATAGATTGGGTGGGTggaaagtttatatttatgtttatttggaaaaatagtgtttttttaattgaaaaagtttttgtttgacTAAAAttaagtagttttttttttaaaaagattttatattttttaaattagctaaataacttttaaatttatgttttcatttgaACTTTTTCCTCAGGGGGAAAAAACCTCCGCTTATCGTTGACGGGTAGCGGGTTCACTTCCCCGGGTGAGAAGCAAAGTGACGGAACAATAGATGAAGACGAGGAGAAGGGTCAAAGTTCGAAAGGTCAAAGTTCATCAACctcatttaaattaattggGGGTTGGGAAGATTGGCAGCAGATGATTGACATGGCTGAGGTTAATAAAGGTCAAACCACTAACGAGGAAACCATACTCTGAACTTTCGGGGCGGCGAATGCATGAGGATACTGATTTCAAgtctcgtcgctgctaccattgtgggcgaatgtgggcaaaacacttaacagcaattgatccaacccagtggtcactaatgggttgtctgaattgtcagtcatacagaaaaacaatcacccacaaagttacatacgtgataacttgtaagcgggcacaaggtgtatggaacagaacacccgtgttataacgactgtcgttaccctgccatgtgttaaataagttacattctttaaCCTCAAGTGACATAAACGTGTGAAACCTCTACCAGACTACGGTCTATTACTATAGGTCGATAGTGACCTCTGGTGGtcatgtttagtttaaatcCCAACCACTTGGTGTTGTATGGAGTCGTACCTCTTTGAGGAAAGTTCCaaagttgttttgtaataaaaataaaattaacaatcaTAAACCAGTGTGTGGGTAAGCGGATATTGAAAGAACAAGAAAAATACAACTATCTAGAATATGACAACAAACAACTATATGTCTTACAGCCAATTCAAACGTTACAAAACTAGAGCCAAAGTACgatacaaatattaacaacaacGGTCGAAACAGTGTATGGATAAGCCTTGCATGAAtggaaaatatacaaatagaatatgacaacaaatataaaatcagGGTTTCAATGACAAaccaaacaaataaacaacaaaaatattaacaaacagTGCGTAGATAAGCAGGCTTTGGGTAAAGTACGACCAActggtaataaacaactttacaCTGGTACAAACAGCATGATTATAATCTTACGAACAAACCGTACACAACTacaacaaaagttataaaaatacaaatcctTAATTTATAGAAAACATGAGGTCACTGGTACAAGCATGGTTGTGAATTAACCAATGTGATAACCACAGAGAAACTAAAGAAATCAATCTTTGTTCTAATTGTTAGAATCCAAGAGTTAAACGGTAAACAACTTACTTGAAATACCTTTACCGCAATAAAATCACGCATATTACACTAATTATCTCAAAGTCAcataactatgacatcacacttaTATAACCTGGAAAAATACTGGGGGAATCCCCTAAACTCGACCCGAGGGAGTCGCGTGTAACAATCGCGATTGTTTGGTCACAAACAACTAACAATAGATGGAATGTTGCGTTACAACCGTTATTGGTGTCGTGTTTTTTAGTTCAAAAAATcaggggtgacattgttaaaaattttaccctAACAGCAGGGTGATAGCTGGTTTAGGCCTAAACCTTGGATGCTAAAACTTATTATGTCACCTCTGTTTTAATAGTTAAACATCCATAATGTTACTTGTATGATTCAGCTCAAAacataattatgacgtcacccctgtttcaaaagtGATGTCACGCCAGACGTTTATAACCTGATGTCACCCCGACCTCTCTAATGTCAACCCCCTCAATATATGACTTCACAATACTAATTCtatttataagatatctataaAACATACCTCATGtttctttatgacatcattattaccactgatgacatcactatTAGGATTCTTATTCTCTTTAGTCTGAAACAAAtcattttgaaatattttcataaatttaaataaaaatatgataataacttttatttgtctaaaTTAAGGAAGCGAATATTAAAGTATGTTTTAAACGGAACAAccggatatagcaacaaacaATGGCCACTTAAACTACGCTACTTAcaggtttaaacatttaaacaaaccaacctCGGACTTTGTTTCCAAATCCTTGTTCTGCCCAGCTTTACTTTCAGTTTCTTCAGTCGCCTGCCgttaaaatatcatttatttGACCCTGGTTGGCATTAAGTAAAGCATTATCGCataacatgaaataaaacttcaaGTATTTCTTCGAAAGtggtagaaaaaaacaaagagaaggaaatcaacagcaaattGACAGTCATTGGACAGGTTACCGGTAAAAAGAGAAGATCGTCGATGCAAAAGGTTGGTTGTTGGATTCCTAACATATATaccattatgatgtaacaaacctgtgcttttgattttttcttctttttctttgttttttttggtttctCGGGCAAGTTATTGTTTATTCCGTTAAGAGCGAGATGGGAGATCCCCGCTTTAACCAACTTTTCTTCtgcaaataattttataacgttataaaataaatatgtggAGACTTTCCTTCAAGAGACCAACAAGTGCCCAAGCAAACTTTACAATGTCATCAAACCTTACAAAGCAAATatcttaaaaacaacataaataaccCAAGATAATGAAAGATTTCACAAAATATTCCAGTGTTTTTAATGTCTAACACCAACAAAAACCCCCAATGCGCTTCTAcacttacagtttaaaaccaacacaaaacaaaagcaCCAGTTTATAAATACCTGTATATTAGTATGGAGATTAATATCATTCTACAACAAACAAAAGCATCAGGAAAAATATCTCTGTATACCAGTATATgccccatatatatatagtataatgTCACTTTATAACTAACAAAATAcctaaactaaattttataaaaaatattaaaacttaaaccatCCAAACCTAATGCAAGTCGTATCTTGCTTAGTTCCTGCCGCTCAGTAATGTTGAAACACTTGGTGAGTCCCATGTCTATCTTGCGTATCGCTGCTGCGTACTGACCATCGTGATTCAACGCATCAGCCAACCGGTAGTAAGCTTTGCCCCACTCTGGTTTAAGGGTGACGGCACGATAGGCGTCGCTGATTGCTAGTCTGGGTTAAAGTGGGTTATTAGGGTTATATATGTGGGTATAAAGATTGGATGGGGTATATATGGGGTTACACCGGGTATAGGGGAGTTATACACTGGGTTTGGGGAAACGGGGTAATATAGTAAAGTTGGGGctattgtggggtaaggttTAGGGGGTTAGATGGGGGCATGGGGTAATGTTAGTATATAGTCTGGGTTATATAATTAAGGTGGGGTAACATATAGTGAAGTTGGGGTTATAcattacatacgttgtaacttgtaagcgggcacaaggtgtatgaaacagaacacccgtgttataacgactgttgttgccccgccatgcgaggataaataagttacatacgttgtaacttgtaagcgggcacgaggtgtatgaaacagaacacccgtgttataacgactgttgttgccccgccatgcgaggataaataagttacatacgtggtaactcttagGGGGGaaggggtgtatgaaacagaacacccgtgttataacaactgtcgtttccccgccatgcgaggataaataagttgcatacgtggtaacttgtaagcgggcacgaggtgtatgaaacagaacacccgtgttataacgactgttgttgccccgctatgcaaggataaataagttacatacgtggtaactcgtaaacgggcacaaggtgtatgaaacagaacactcgtgttataacaactgtcgttgccccgccatgcaaggataaataagttgcatacatggtaacttgtaagcgggcacgaggtgtatgacacaacacccgtgttataacgactgtcgttgccttgCCAcgcattacattcattcaaatagaAACCATGTTAGTTACTTGTAGTTGTGCAGATTAATCGCAGCTTTACATCTGTTTGAATACAACACAGCTATGTATGGATATGACTTGATGGCGATGCTGTATTGTTTCACTGCCTCGCTAAATTTagattctttaaaatatttgttcccACTTTCCTTGTACCCGATCATTTCATCCTGGGGGGTAGGGGTTACAgtattgttgttgtgttgttaCATGGGGTACACTTTAAACATAGGCAATGGtgaaacacaggggaggcagggatagttagacacacaatcctgtgaaacaaatctaacttattggttgtaatgtttactgatcaATCGAATGTAGAAACTTGCCACTACAGGTTTGGTACTTATGATGTTGGGCGAATGTTTTGCACAGTTTTGAACACGGCTATATTCTACGTGGAGGAAATCCTACGGTGTAGCACGCAATGGTAACCTACTCGATCAGTTTTGCtcgataaaaatatatactctattaaaaaaatatgaactaataattaaaaaggtttctgtatgggtgaggtcctacagcgagacaTGCCATGAAACATAAGCTGGACATTGTCATTACCCAACCCAGCAGAAACCCAAACATTTACTTTCTCGGTTTGTTGCGCCAGGAGCTCCTTCACCACGTCCCTGCCCTCTTGCCCCATCATGTGGAGAACCTCTGCGTACTGTCGAGCCGTCATCAACGCAGCAACGACCTTCCGATCATCGGACGAAGCAAAGTCGTAAAGATTCATCTTGAGTTTAGGGGGGGGGTCAGCGGAGGGGGGGTGTTCGTCCGCTACACATGACATCGCATCGCTAGGAAGGaaggtaaatatttagtttattctatatgggtaaggtcgtTGTTAGAGGACATAAGAGTTTGATCAGAGTTCACcgttatattaaattttcattaatCCACGAACTACAATTGAAATTAGAGAATTCTACAACAGTAAGAAACGTAAAACCAAGAAACAGTGACAAAGCaatgtttcattattattCAATGTAACCCATATtctaataaaagtaaatagaaAACTCACATAAGACGTTTAATTTGTGGTTGCGTGCTACCAAGTGCGATTGCTCTCTTGATGTCGTTGATCTTCAACTGAGGATGTTTAACATATGTTGAATATAAGGTAACATTGTGTAAAGCATGATGCACTAATGAGAGGGAGTTCGGGGACCAGACCCTCCTTTTTTACACGCCTGTAAAACTATCTCCTCCCCCTTTATTTCCATCTGGGGGCATCGCCATAACTTGATTAGTTTCTAGTGTAAGATTAAATCCCTTGTACACCACAGCACCACCATGAAGCCTAGTTGTTATGTTTGCTGTTGTACATTTACTGTCAAACACTCGAATTGTATTCttttatgttgtaattttaCACCTGCTGTTGTAGAGTGTATTTTATTCTAAGTTTGGAAGAAACCTTTTAGTGACAATTGTTTAGTATCCCAGGTAGGGgtaaacagattttaccctgttgttaggtgtctaaacaagcagagccaaagtatattgtattcaccacattaatcaatgaggttccctatgtttgacaactatgagtgaaactgtattataacaatgtcaccccagattttgttaaacattaaataaatgccCCCGTCCCACCAGCACAACCAACCTGGTCGATCTCCTTAGCAAACTTGACCACAGCGACGTTATCCACCCTTGAAGTAACGACCGACCTCAGCGCATGGTGAGCCTCGCGCAACATATCCAACCCCACCAACTCGTGGGAATCCAAAACGTTTCCTTCCTCAGATCTATTGTTTCAATAGTAATTGATATTCTTATGTGTATTGTATTGTTATGTGTATTTTATCCTTGTATAAGTTAtattatccttgtgtggtaaTTGTGTTCAGTGTTATAGTTATATTGGGTGGAATATCATGGAATGTTCCCAGGCTTTGTATGGTAAGGAATGGGAATCGGGGAAATAATGGTTTCCTATAAACTGTTggcataactttatttgtcccTTCAAACACGGTACCaggttatttaaaacaacgaagtATTTGAcagctgtttaaaatatggataaaacatttttacaatttgttcAACAATCGCGGACACACAACTTTTAATAggagaataaaataatttaacttttacaaaatagCCAGAAGatcttttacatttataaacacCTAGACTAGTGACAACAGCATAgacaaattataaatatatatgtttgtatacaACAGGCTTATGCAACACATTGGAGTTAATGAAACCTTCCAATAAGGATTTGCTTCCTGTAACAATATTTCAACCAAACTTACACATCTGCCATCAATCGTTCCAAGCTCGACAGCCCGCATTCGCTGGCCCAGTTCATGTATTTCAACGGCATCGTTTGTCTCGTGAACAATATCGGTGCCACAAGGAGGACGTGGCAACAATCCAAAACTTCATGTTGGTAGGTTCGGCTTAGTTTGCCCCACATTTCAACCTGGGTGCCTGTGGatgaacctcatgctcactgtcgagttataacatgggtgtcatcttatacaccagacacgcatggtgtattcgtacaccccatgctcactgtcgagttataacatgggtgtcttcttatacaccagacacacttgatgtattcatacacctcatgcttactgtcgagttataacatgggtgtcttcttatacaccagacacacatagtgtattcatacagtGTATTCATACAGCTCCTGCTCGCTGTCCAGTTACTAactcaaatataatataaacaaacataaaaatcatatataccAGCATTGGTCGAGCGATTCGTTCCCCAGGGGAATTCCCCAAACACTTTGTCCGGATACTTTTCctaaaatagaaatgttataaaatcaTAACAAATGATAGAAATCATAACAAATTACAAATAGAATAACATaaataagatgtttatgtcCATAACTTACATCATCGCTGAATAAGTTGTCTTCTTCACCTGAAGATTCAATCAATGAAGGTACCGGAGGAAGCATCCTCGTTGTTGTTCGTTAACTTCTGATTGCGTTGCGGTATGGTACTTAATGCACTATGgaaagaaatataatatatgaatatatgtaatttttttttaaattcgaGAAATTTTCCTCagtgtaaaaaagaaaatattggtgctagtgaaaaatggtgctagtgaagaatctcccccccaccttatttccTAACTACTAGCCCCacaaccaccaacctctaacacttcccaccagcctattctgctatgtaatGAAATATTCTTCACTATATTTAATTTGGTTCATTGGTATAAGTTAGTCTGCTACACCACAATGGCTGTTGGTAAAGAATTCAACTTTCCAAACAAACattgtcaaataaaatattacactaTAGtttgtacaaataaaaataccgGTATTTTTAACCCGAAATAGCAGCATAATTGacaaagatatttttacaacttaaAACGTAGACTGAATATGAATAccatgtagaaaaaaaaacaaaaaaagtctATACGATCTTCAGCTACCAAACacgaaatataaataactaaataagtttatgcttgcggttatataaaaaaagttaaaaaagtgcATAAGCTTAATTTACACTGAGAGACCAAACGCCAAACTGCTGTTCTGCAAATAACGAGTTTCAAATCAAATCAAACTACATATACATGCTTTTTGTAACCAGGCACACGTTAATCTTTGTCCCCCTTTAGCGGATCTAATGATCCAAAATTTAATTCAACAGGT
The Ciona intestinalis unplaced genomic scaffold, KH HT000104.2, whole genome shotgun sequence genome window above contains:
- the LOC100178499 gene encoding uncharacterized protein LOC100178499, coding for MLPPVPSLIESSGEEDNLFSDDEKYPDKVFGEFPWGTNRSTNAGTQVEMWGKLSRTYQHEVLDCCHVLLVAPILFTRQTMPLKYMNWASECGLSSLERLMADVSEEGNVLDSHELVGLDMLREAHHALRSVVTSRVDNVAVVKFAKEIDQLKINDIKRAIALGSTQPQIKRLIDAMSCVADEHPPSADPPPKLKMNLYDFASSDDRKVVAALMTARQYAEVLHMMGQEGRDVVKELLAQQTEKDEMIGYKESGNKYFKESKFSEAVKQYSIAIKSYPYIAVLYSNRCKAAINLHNYKLAISDAYRAVTLKPEWGKAYYRLADALNHDGQYAAAIRKIDMGLTKCFNITERQELSKIRLALEEKLVKAGISHLALNGINNNLPEKPKKTKKKKKKSKAQATEETESKAGQNKDLETKSETKENKNPNSDVISGNNDVIKKHEECGL